A stretch of Pseudomonas sp. CCC3.1 DNA encodes these proteins:
- a CDS encoding alginate lyase family protein — MIKRPIINPLFLALSLLISAPSMAAAWCSAPHTEPLVSLRNALKKNLLPESRAVERVHTEGTLPHQGIRDQSIEARKDWPLMRDLALLWQQQHQPGDLAALSRLLNDWGTRYQPSFDPIDETDLDAYIDAYAMTRDALPVPVRNTAQRFIRQLGEGYLSRMEHDFKPGDGRWINNWNSHRVKLVTLAAVALDDPALLARARTQFMTQLGRNLRSDGSTVDVEQRDALHYVVYDLEPLTRAALAAHLRGQNWLELKGPTGVSVANALDWLAPYAKGDKTHQEFVHSSVKFDYQRRDAGEAGFSGVWNAQQAASLYAMATLLEPKYAAVSQRLYPVGGWMAACWGK; from the coding sequence ATGATTAAACGGCCGATTATTAACCCGCTCTTTTTAGCACTCTCCCTGTTGATCAGCGCACCGAGCATGGCAGCAGCGTGGTGCTCGGCGCCACACACCGAGCCGCTTGTGTCGCTGCGCAATGCGCTCAAGAAAAATCTGCTACCCGAATCTCGGGCCGTCGAGCGTGTGCATACCGAGGGCACGTTGCCCCATCAGGGCATTCGGGATCAAAGCATCGAGGCCAGAAAAGACTGGCCCCTGATGCGTGACTTGGCTTTGTTGTGGCAACAGCAGCACCAGCCCGGCGATCTGGCCGCGCTTTCGCGCTTGCTTAACGATTGGGGCACGCGTTACCAGCCCAGTTTTGACCCGATCGATGAGACCGATCTGGACGCTTATATTGATGCTTATGCCATGACCCGCGATGCACTGCCGGTGCCTGTACGTAACACTGCGCAACGGTTTATCCGCCAGCTTGGCGAAGGCTACCTCAGTCGGATGGAGCACGATTTCAAGCCGGGTGATGGCCGCTGGATCAATAACTGGAACTCGCACCGGGTCAAGCTGGTGACGCTGGCGGCGGTGGCATTGGACGACCCGGCACTGTTGGCCCGGGCACGCACGCAATTCATGACGCAGTTGGGGCGCAATCTGCGCAGTGATGGCTCAACCGTGGATGTCGAACAACGCGATGCTCTTCACTACGTGGTGTACGACCTGGAACCGTTAACCCGAGCAGCCTTGGCAGCGCATTTGCGCGGGCAAAACTGGCTTGAACTCAAGGGGCCAACAGGCGTGAGTGTAGCGAATGCACTGGACTGGCTCGCGCCCTACGCGAAAGGCGATAAGACCCACCAGGAGTTTGTGCATTCGAGCGTTAAATTCGATTATCAGCGTCGAGATGCCGGGGAGGCTGGGTTTTCAGGCGTCTGGAATGCCCAGCAAGCCGCCAGCCTCTATGCGATGGCGACACTGCTGGAGCCTAAATATGCCGCCGTGTCCCAGCGCTTGTATCCTGTGGGTGGCTGGATGGCAGCGTGCTGGGGCAAATAG